A stretch of the Dioscorea cayenensis subsp. rotundata cultivar TDr96_F1 chromosome 4, TDr96_F1_v2_PseudoChromosome.rev07_lg8_w22 25.fasta, whole genome shotgun sequence genome encodes the following:
- the LOC120259303 gene encoding COX assembly mitochondrial protein 2 homolog, giving the protein MHPPLTLHRHPMCADIIEQFQKCHADHPISKFFGECTELKVKLDRCFRQEKALKRKANFEESKKFKERLQAYRKEINEKSTEDQNQKNV; this is encoded by the exons ATGCACCCTCCTTTAACATTACACCGCCATCCAATGTGCGCCGAT ATCATTGAACAGTTCCAAAAATGCCATGCTGATCATCCAATTTCAAAGTTCTTCGGCGAATGTACTGAACTGAAAGTAAAGCTCGACCGGTGTTTCAGGCAGGAA AAAGCTTTGAAGCGAAAAGCTAATTTTGAAGAGAGTAAAAAATTCAAGGAAAGACTACAAGCATAccgaaaagaaataaatgagaaaagtaCTGAAGATCAAAACCAGAAAAACGTATGA